The following is a genomic window from Pedobacter sp. KBS0701.
CTTTTGCTTTTCCGATAGAAATTGCCGCGTTTAGAAATGTACCAGGCAATAACTTATTATCTGAATTTTGGATATCGCAGTGAACACTAGTGGTTCGGTCGTCTTCAATATTAGGAGTAATCAAATGTATCTTCGCTATGTATTTCTTTTCAGGATTTGCCGTAGTGTTACAGATCACCTCCTGTCCTGTCTTTAAACTGGCAGCATCCCTTTCAAATACTGTAAGGTTTGCATGCAATTCTCCAGGGCTGATTAATTCAAATAAAATATCGGTTGCATTAACAAATTTACCTGTATTTACATTAACCTTTGTAACATAGCCACTAATCGGAGCGTAAATTTTGATATTACGGGTTATTGAATTTTCATTTAAATTTTCAGGATTAACACCGATTAACCTCAGTTTTTGCGCAAGCGCTTTTACCAAAACTTTTTGGTTATTATAATCGCTCTCTATTTGCTGAAAGATTTTATCACTTGTTGCTTTTGTTTGATTTAATCCTTTTTGCCTTGTGTAATCTGCTGCTAAAAACTTCAATCTGTTTCCAGAAGTTAGATAATCTTGCTGGAGTTGAATATATTGTTGATCCTCAACGAGTGCTAACACGGCTCCTTTTTTAACGAGCATTCCAGGCATAATAATCATTTTCTTAATATATCCTCCCATAGGCACACTGACAGAATAGGTGTTTTCTGGTGGCACATCCACCACTCCATTTACATTAATGATGCTATGCATAGTCTTTTGCTCTATTTTACCGATTAAAATTCCAGCATTTTTTGCTTGTGCATCTGTAAGCTGCACCTCGTCTGTATTTGTTGTTGCGGGCTTCTCTGCCCGAACAGTTTCTTTTTCATCTGCACCATTGCAAGCCAGCAAAAGTGACATGCAAACTAATCCGGCTAATATTTGAATTTTCATTTTATCTTATTTATCTGTGGCTGTAACACGTTCAATTTCAAAAGCAGCTTCGTTAAATTGCTGCACTTTATCATAATATTCTACTTTGAGTAGTATAGATTGGTTAACCAGAAGCACCCAATCCAGATATGCAATCTCTCCTGCGTTAAGCTTATCAGAGGCTGTTTTAATGATATCACCAGCATTTCTTAAAGCGGTTTTCTGGTAAGAGCCAATAAGTTTTTCAAGCCGGTTATAACGTTCAACGGCGTTTGTTAAGTTATGATCTAGAGTTTTTTTAGTTAACGCTAATTCTTTTTCACGCTGTTGTATTAAGATACTATTGGCTTTAACACGGGAATTTTGTGCACTGAAAAAAATTGGAATTCCAACACCAATACTAACCGAAGAGAACCTTTTGTTTCTATCAAAATACTGCTCTGTCCCAATACTGTTGGTTTGCCAACCAATAATACTCGAGTTATTGTAGCCAAAACTTAGAGAGGGCATCAATTTACTTTTTTCGAGTGCTTTTTGTTGTCTGGCCAACACCAATTGCTCTTCTCCCAATTTTAACAAAGGATGGTTAGTTTGTTCCTGACTAAATAAAAGCTCAGAGGCGTAAAGCAAGCTATCAGCCTTTGGCTGCAGGTTCTCATTGCTATTTAACAAGAACTTAAACCTGTTTTGCATTAATATATCATCTGTTCTCAGTAGTTCAAGCTGATTGCTAATTTGCTGCTTTTGATTTTCAGCGGTACGAAGTTCAAGTAGATCAACATCACCTGATTTAAAACGCTGTGTCGATTTGTCCAGAAATGCACTATAAACGCTATCGGCCCAAAGTAACAATTTCTGTTTTTCTCTTATCAATAACAGATTATAGTATGCTGATTTTACTTCGGTTTTCAAATCTAGTTGACGGGCATCTACTTCAATCTCACTGATGCGCAGGCTTGTTTTATGAGTGGCAGATTGCCTTGCATATACCGTTGGGAAATCGAGTGTCTGTACTACAGAAAATTTATTATCATTCTCCAGACTGTTGAATTTACCATAGTCGAAACTGATTGCTGTTTTTGGTGCATCAAAACTGCTT
Proteins encoded in this region:
- a CDS encoding efflux RND transporter periplasmic adaptor subunit, which translates into the protein MKIQILAGLVCMSLLLACNGADEKETVRAEKPATTNTDEVQLTDAQAKNAGILIGKIEQKTMHSIINVNGVVDVPPENTYSVSVPMGGYIKKMIIMPGMLVKKGAVLALVEDQQYIQLQQDYLTSGNRLKFLAADYTRQKGLNQTKATSDKIFQQIESDYNNQKVLVKALAQKLRLIGVNPENLNENSITRNIKIYAPISGYVTKVNVNTGKFVNATDILFELISPGELHANLTVFERDAASLKTGQEVICNTTANPEKKYIAKIHLITPNIEDDRTTSVHCDIQNSDNKLLPGTFLNAAISIGKAKVNVLSEDAIVKWENKYYIFEEVGNKLYKMVPIEIGTALNGFIEIKTNKKLGNVVTKNAYAILMKMKNGGEEG